Genomic segment of Candidatus Effluviviaceae Genus V sp.:
CCGCGTCTGCTTGTGCTTCGTGTGCTTACCGCAGAAGCGACAGTACTTCTTGTACTCCAGGCGGTCCGGATGTTTCTGCTTGTTCTTCGTGTATGTGTAATTGCGGCGCTTGCACTCGCCGCACGCCAACACAACGATGTCGCGCACCGTGCGTCTCCCCTATGTCAGGGGCCGGGGCGCACAGCGCGCCCAGCCTCGTATCCGTTCGCTACTCCAGGATCTTCGTGATGGTGCCGGCGCCGACCGTACGGCCGCCCTCGCGGATCGCGAACCGGAGACCCTCCTCCATCGCGATCGGCGTGATCAGCGTGATCTCCATCTCAACGTTGTCGCCCGGCATCACCATCTCCGTGCCCTCGGGAAGC
This window contains:
- the rpmG gene encoding 50S ribosomal protein L33, yielding MRDIVVLACGECKRRNYTYTKNKQKHPDRLEYKKYCRFCGKHTKHKQTR
- the tuf gene encoding elongation factor Tu (EF-Tu; promotes GTP-dependent binding of aminoacyl-tRNA to the A-site of ribosomes during protein biosynthesis; when the tRNA anticodon matches the mRNA codon, GTP hydrolysis results; the inactive EF-Tu-GDP leaves the ribosome and release of GDP is promoted by elongation factor Ts; many prokaryotes have two copies of the gene encoding EF-Tu), whose translation is LPEGTEMVMPGDNVEMEITLITPIAMEEGLRFAIREGGRTVGAGTITKILE